The sequence below is a genomic window from Thermoproteota archaeon.
AAACTCATAGTTATCCAAGTATGCAGAACTGACTAAATCATATGCCTTTTGTGAATTACCATTTCTGTATTCAGCTTTTGCTTGAGTTAGTAGGCTCTGAATGTTATCAATATATCCAAACACATCGGTCTCTACTGCACCACCGGATAGCTCTTGTAGTGTAGAGATATTGTTTAGTGCCTTACCAACTGTAATGCTAACTTTAGAAGGAGATTCAAACTTTGTGATAATTTCATTTAGGGTTTTAAGATGATTTGCAAGATTTACAGAGTCTGTTTCAGATAATTCTGTAAATGCATCCTTGTTTTCTTCATACAATTCTGTTGCTTTTGCCAAAAATACAACGGTCTCATCATATTCTTCTTGGTCTACTATTTTTCCATCAGTAACAGCTGCTGCATATTCTTCTTCAACAAGATTTAGTCTATCATAAATTCCAGATAATGCCAATCCAACTTCAGATGTGTCTCCACCTTCATACTCTCTAATAATTAATTCAACTTCATCTAAGATATGATTTAATTCATCTTTCATTTCATCGATACTCATATCAGATTCAACTACCTCAATTACTTCTTCCATCTCATGCAATAGTTCATTTGCAGATTCTGGACCTAGGGTAGCCTCGATTGATGGATGTAAAGTTCGATAATAGTATAATCCTTCATAAGCAAATTTTTTGGCATCCGCTACGTTATCATTCTCTAATGCACCAATTGCTTCCTCGATTTCCTCAATTGTCTTTAATTTGAAGATGCCAAGTAACTCACCAGTGATGGTTTCAGAGTGATTTTGTAATTCAGCAGAGTTTGCCTTTATTTTTTCAAATGCCAAATTAGATTGAAAGTCTGATTTTTCAGAAATCTTGAATTTTTTCTCCATTACATCATACCATTTGAAGAGACCGTCGGAATCATTATTCTCAAGTGCTTGTTCAATCTTTACAAATGCAATTTTGTAAATTGTCTTATCAACTACTTGTCGCTCAAGTTTTGCTTGGTCGATATTTCCCTCTTTGAGTAAATTCTCAATGTCTGTAAATGCAGTAGAGATCAAGTCATGGCTCTCTGCATCTAGTTCTTGTGCTGCTGACTGGAAATGGTCAACATATGTCTTTTTTGCGTCATTTAGATGCTTTATTGAATCATCAATGTTTGCTGCCTTTTCTGCATTCTCTAATGAAGTTTTGATTGAAGACCATGCATCCCCTAGTGTTGAATGGGTAGCTGCAAAAGAGCTTGGAATAATTCCCCCCACTAATACCAGGATTGAAAACATTGCAAGAATGGATTTTATTTTCAACAAGATGCATCAATTAATCCAGTATTATTATCTTTATTCAATTCCAATTTTTTAGAACAAGAAATTAAAATGAAAGTTTTAGTTTTGTCAGCTAGATGTATTTGGATAAAGACTCAGCGTCGGCTCTGTTTCATTTATTGTGATTTCAACTTTGCCTATTCTGCTTCTGTACTGTTTAATTTTTTTTCCTTCATTGGAGATTACAAACTTTTCAACATCAATTAACGCAAGGTCTTCTAAGTGAGACACTGTTTTGTAAACTGTAGAAAGAGAAATCTTTAGCTCATCGGCTATCTGCGTAGCATCTTTTGCTTGATTCTTTACTGAAAACAAAACTGCTCTCGTGCAAACATTGCTTAGAGATTCAATAATTTTTTGCGTAATGTCAAATTCGCTTAATTGAATTATGTTTGGTTTGGTCATGTTTCTCACGGGTTTGGTATTAACACCAAGTTTGGTTCAGGTTTTTTAATACTGATATCGGCTTTACTAATTCTTGAACGATATACTTTGTATTTTCTTCCTTTATCTGAAATCATCCATTCTACAACTTCAACAAGTGTTAGCTCTTCTAAATCGTTTAATTTTTTGTAGACTGAGCTTAATGGAATTTTTAGCTCGTACGACAAATCAGCAGCAGTCTTTCCTTTTTTGATCATGGAAAATAAAATTGCTCTTGACTCTGCGTCTGCTAATGATTCTAGAACTTTTTGTGTGACATCATATTTTTTTAATTGCGGTAATGTCAGTCTTTTTGCCAAGTGTAATTCGGTAATTCTTGAGTTATTTAAACGAAAGCCTAGTTATTCTAAATTTTTAGAATGATAACTGATAATCAGTTAGAAGAGACGTACATCTCTTTGTCAGGCTGGAATTTATTCCACAGTACACCCAAAATTATTGGAATTGATATCCAAAATGAGGACACTGCAAGAACAGACATCATTCTAAATCCATTTACCAAATCCATTGGAGCACCTATCTCATCGGGATTGGCAGGCATTACAACAAACAATGCGCCAATTAATACGCCATATCCTACAACTGAAACAAGTTTCTTTTTTCCTTGGAATCTTTTTGATAATTGATAAAATCCAACTGCTGCAAATCCAGAGATTGCAATAAATGCCAAAAACAAAACAGAGCGTAACACTACAGTTTCAGGATCACCAACGGTTGGAGGATTTGCAGGATACTTTAGGAATGGCAGCAAATAGATTGTCAACCACATGATTCCTGCAAGAATCAAGCCTTTTTTGATATTGTTATTTCCTGGAAGAACCTTCCTAGAATATGCAAATACTATACCAAATAATGCACCAACTGATGTTCCAAGAATCGCACCTGCTAATACTTGCCCGCCTTTTTGCCAGTATCGATAAGAATTGTACTCTACCCAGAATTCAGGCGAATCTTTTTCCTCACCAGAAGCAAAGAGGTTCTGGTTTTCTATGTTAATTGCATCATCAAGGTAGGGTTCTACGATTACTAAATTCACTCCACCATGAATTAATCCCGCAAAGGCACCTGATACCAATACTAGAATAATAAAAAGTGCCGTTTTCATGACGAATCACTAATGGCAGGGAAATCCTGCAGCGTGCCTCATGTCATGAGTC
It includes:
- a CDS encoding ArsR family transcriptional regulator gives rise to the protein MAKRLTLPQLKKYDVTQKVLESLADAESRAILFSMIKKGKTAADLSYELKIPLSSVYKKLNDLEELTLVEVVEWMISDKGRKYKVYRSRISKADISIKKPEPNLVLIPNP
- a CDS encoding ArsR family transcriptional regulator — its product is MTKPNIIQLSEFDITQKIIESLSNVCTRAVLFSVKNQAKDATQIADELKISLSTVYKTVSHLEDLALIDVEKFVISNEGKKIKQYRSRIGKVEITINETEPTLSLYPNTSS
- a CDS encoding PEFG-CTERM sorting domain-containing protein; this encodes MFSILVLVGGIIPSSFAATHSTLGDAWSSIKTSLENAEKAANIDDSIKHLNDAKKTYVDHFQSAAQELDAESHDLISTAFTDIENLLKEGNIDQAKLERQVVDKTIYKIAFVKIEQALENNDSDGLFKWYDVMEKKFKISEKSDFQSNLAFEKIKANSAELQNHSETITGELLGIFKLKTIEEIEEAIGALENDNVADAKKFAYEGLYYYRTLHPSIEATLGPESANELLHEMEEVIEVVESDMSIDEMKDELNHILDEVELIIREYEGGDTSEVGLALSGIYDRLNLVEEEYAAAVTDGKIVDQEEYDETVVFLAKATELYEENKDAFTELSETDSVNLANHLKTLNEIITKFESPSKVSITVGKALNNISTLQELSGGAVETDVFGYIDNIQSLLTQAKAEYRNGNSQKAYDLVSSAYLDNYEFVEDPLGEVDHELMEKIEVNMREELRSLIQSNASPDVIDAKVDLLLADLEVARSVVPEFGTIAMLILVISIVSVVALMKRNTLAIKI